The Pyrus communis chromosome 5, drPyrComm1.1, whole genome shotgun sequence region aaaagGTGAGGTCAGAAAGTAACTACACAAGAAGTTGACAATCCCCGTCCTTCAATTTTGACTTTTTTTGGATACTACCGAAACAAACACTGTCTCCATTGTCTGCTCTCTGCCACCCCAAAACGTCCCTATACATACTGCCAAATTCCAACCTTGTCCTTTCCACATTCACCTTTTTACACCCCCACCCATAAACACGTTGCCTCACTCACCCCTTCCCCATCTTCCCCATCTAGTTGTACTATCACCTTCCCCATCTTCCCCCATCTAGTTGTACTATCACTTGTTGCCTCACTCACCCCTTCCCCATCTTTCCCATCTAGTTGTACTATCACTTATACCCATCATTTTATGTAGGTCTCATCACTATTAAAAATATAGTACAAGCAATAGTATAACTAGACggtaaaaataacatttttgaaaaataaataattcgaTTTTGTAGAGAAAAAGAAACGTACTCTGGCGCGCAGGAGGGAGACGCAGTTGCCGGGGTCCTGGCCCTTGGCGATGTGGGCCATCTCCTGCATAGGCCCACCGTTGGAGAGTATGTCCCACTCGCTCCTTAGTCGCTCATCGCGCAAGAAATCAAATAGCCTCTGTGGGGAGACTGGCAGCCAGACCGAAGTGGCAGCGCTGAGCACGACACCGGGCGGCTCGCCAGGGTCGTCTAGGCTTTCCCGAGTCATGaccctgacgtcctcgtcgacattCCCGGCGTTCAACTTGGTCCATTTGTGCACCGTCGACGCACACACCCCGGCACAGAAGTTGTCCGTCATCCGATGCGCCAGCTTCAGCATGCTCCTCCTTCCGCTGGCAGTGATAGCTATTACAAAAAATACACAACTAATTATATCAACAAACATTATCCACATTAATCAATTCATTAAAAATGTTAGATTGATTGATAAATTACCAGTGTGGTCGCGGGAGGGGACGGAGGAGGACATGAGAATGGCCTGGCACTCGGATTGGCGTTGAAGGGTGGCAACCCACCGTTGGGCGCCGAAGCCCATGCCGGAACTTAACAAGGGTCGGTATAGGTGGTGGACTTGGCTCTCATCGTACTCTGCATGCTCAACCCATGTAACCTGCAacattatattataaatcacattAGTAATTATCTTAATTACCTTGATTATTAGTAATTATCTTAATTAGCTTAACATAATCACACTATTAATGTGGTAAAGATTTGGAGAGTTAGAAAACTTGAACCCGCAAGTGGCCCTCTACCATAGTGGTGAAGAAAAGTGATGCCCTTGCACTATGATGTGGGTTTGAACCCTGTCGACTTCCTAATCTAACATCTtatctaacaaatttatcgtttgacataaaaaaacttgaacccaacccacctaacaaaaaccaaaatgtgGGAAATTTAATTACAAAGCAATAATAGTTTATGGCTAAGGTAGGCCGACGCCAGCTATCAAAATTCAAGTTGTTTCCAATATGGTTAGTAGTTGCGGCATTGTGGGGTCAGTGACACATGACACATACATAGCAGTTTTCTCTGATGCGGAAGAAATCATGCAGGATAGTTGCGGAATGTGAGAAAATACAAATACAGCAAGTCGaccaaataataataacaatagtCAGAGACATGGAATCAATCACACGGCCATCGAGCAAAAAGTGAGTTAAAATATTTGGGCGAAGATATAGTTGCGCAACATTTAAAGGAAGAGAGGGTGACATCGAGATTTGTAAATGACGTTGTTGTCTATAATACGAATATGTATATTATAAATTGTatatgtgtgcgtgtgtgtgtgtatgacaACTATACACAGAACCCTAGAGAGGAGTGTGGGGAGAGGGGAGAGGAGCCATgtagaaacaaaagaaaggcAGTCTTGGGAGTTTCAATAGGAAGTCTTGGATTAAGAAAGGGCTGGAATACAAGGCCAAATGACAAGCATCAAAGATTGGAATAGAAACATCAAATGGATAAATAATTTGACCTGATTTGAGGATTGCAAGGcagttctttaaaaaaaaaaaaaaagggaccagCTACTGGCTTTACCACGGCAATCCATTTTTTGGTGACCGTGAAAACTTACAGAGGTATTTTAGCCTTCTCCTGGCCACCATCGTGCAATTCACTAATATCAAGAATTGAACCTAGACAAGCCGTGTAAAATACAGGCTTGAAATTCGTCTCCAACCACTGAGCCACCCCGCGGTGGTTGATTGCAAGGCAATTGGGGTTATTGAGGATTATATGAAATTAATGGGTTCAAAAATTTGGTAATGGAGGCTTCTCATGAATAAAAAATTGGGGGCTCAAATCCTAGGGAgtgtaataaataaattaataataatattttagggTTGATTAAAAATTGGGATCGGAATTGTTTAAAATTATTAGAATAAGATTTGAGACCAGATGATAAGATTTTGAGGAAGGTTCCGATTCTTGGAGAGGGCATTAAATATTGggttggtgaaaaaaaaaaaaccatcaaagAAACTGAGACACTGTGGTGATCTAGTGAGTAATCACTAGACAAAGAAAGTTCTTTGATGCATGagcttttcttaattaattaaattaattaagtgGTGGCTTTGGAGAATGAAGAAAATTGCATGATATTTGACTTAAATAACTAAGCTACAATGTTGCAGTTACTTCAACAGACTCATTAAAGTGCAAAGGGGAAGAAGAACACAACCACTTGGGAAAAGCAcaataaatttgaaccaaacAAATAAGAACCATGTAATGTAACTGAAACTGTGTACTTGAGTTGTGCCGCGGTTAATCATCCATGCCCGCATCACGAGGGCATGGATGATTTTTGCGTGATTTCTGACCGCTAAATTGCATGTTTAGGCTAGTAAGTTTGATTTCTATTTTACTAGAAGAGaaagtacattaatttaatagacTGATAAGGACATTAGTACTAATTTTACCTTAGAGTACCCATTGGGCATGTCTTGCACAACACAGCCAGAAGGGAGCCTCCTACAGTTCATAAATGTCGGTACCCCGGAGGTGTCACGGATGGCGTCAACCGACACGTCAACCACAGCCCACACGCCCTCTGCGTGCTGCTTGCAGAAACGGAGGAAATTGACCTCACGAACCGGAACCAAGGGCGATAGGATTTGCAGTTCAGCATGCATCTGAAATGTGAATAATTCAGATAAAATGCAGCAAAGCAAAGtacatgttttaaattttttatttttttttctttaggacCGACTGACAATCAAGTACTTACGAGTTGAAGTGCACCATTTCTAGTTCCTCCCATGCCACTGGAAATCACATCAGTGGTTGAGGTTCTTGCAATCACACCAGGAAACATCTCCAACCATCGATTCTgtgaaaaaagaaatcaaacaaaacgAGAATTAAGTTTGAACATAAAGTaagcaaaaaattaaacaagcaTCGGAAGCACCAACAAGTACCAAATAAGAAAAGCATCTTCATTCATTGCTACAACAATTTCAACACAAAGTGTTTGGATTATTACCGAATCCATCAAAGTTTCAACAAGAGTTAAGCTGTTGATGATGACCATTCCAGACTCCCTAGAAGCCTCGGAGACGAAACCATTCGGTTTCAATCCAATGCAAGGAGTGAAATTTCTCATGTATTCCTCATGGTTCAAAACCTCCCTTGCACCTTCTAAGCTCCTAAGCCAAAGGGGCTCATCCGTCTGAGCCATCTTAACCAATTCATCCATGGCAGCCAAAGCAAGCTCTAGGAAGATTGATCTCTCCATCGACCGGTCTAGCCCCGTCACACTAGGCCTGCCATGAGACACAACTGACATAGCACTCCCAATCCCACCTCCAAAATCATTTCCCATGGACATCGATGTAGCCACATTGCTCATCCCACCAAACCCATTGCTCCCAACTCCGAGCTCCAAAGTAGAGCTCGGGAGCGGAGGCCCCATGGATGCAGCCAGGGATGAAATGGGTCGGCCTAGAAATTTTCCGGCGAGTGCACAAACTCGGTCCAAATCATCCTTCAATCGAGCATTTTCGATCCTGAGGTGCTGCTCTTCTAGTGATATATCTCCAATAATTGCCGGACCGCCACAGTTTGAGCAAATTGGGTTCCTCATAGCCTCACGAATCGACATGTTCTCCGCTCGGAGCTTATCGTTCTCTTGCCTCAGCAACGAGTTCTCATGGCGTTCCAGTTGCGTCTAGAAAGTCCAGCACAATCAAAACTCCATCAACATCAaagcaaaatataaataaaaaaatgagacTGAAAgagataaaataataaaaaataaaaaataaaaaaagggggaaTAGGAGATGTATATATTTTACCTTCATTTGGGTTCGGCGATTTTGGAACCAGAATTTGACTTGTCTAGTCTCCAAGTTAAGCCTTCTGCTCAGCTCTAATCTTTGCTTCTCATCAGGATGAGGACACTCTTTGAACAGCCTAAGAACCCACCAAAAATcgaacaaataataaaaaataattaaacaagaaCTCAAAAAATTAATCAGTTTATGCaacaacaataaataaataaatacggGAAAAAAATGGGGGTTTTATTATCATACGCTTCAAGTTCTTGGATTTGCTGAGGGGTGTGTCGGTGGTAACGCTTCTTCTTACGAGGGTGGTGGTTGTCAGCGGCATCTTGATCGTCCCCAGAAGCACCATCCATGTTGTCACTCCCAGATCTGCTCTCGTGCTCTTCCTCTCTGCTCCTTCTCCCGCCGTTGTTTGCCTCATAATTCTCAGCCACTTTCGTCACATCTCCTTGCCCATCCACATTTGTCTGCTGATAATAtataaccaaaaaataaaataaatacacaaTCAGAgccaaaaaataacaaaaacccagATCAGATTTCAGGCCATTTCatcagaaacaaagaaaaatcgatcaaaaaaatgaaaaaatgagAGATGTTTACTAGGGCAAGTGAGAGTCCCGGAGAGTTGAACATGGATTTAGTGAGAGACTGAGTGACAAGGCGTGGCTGAGCGATTGCACTGGAGGGCATGTTGTTGCTGTTGTTTGTGTACG contains the following coding sequences:
- the LOC137733895 gene encoding homeobox-leucine zipper protein ANTHOCYANINLESS 2-like isoform X1, whose amino-acid sequence is MSFGGFLDNSAGSGVGARIVADIPYTNNSNNMPSSAIAQPRLVTQSLTKSMFNSPGLSLALQTNVDGQGDVTKVAENYEANNGGRRSREEEHESRSGSDNMDGASGDDQDAADNHHPRKKKRYHRHTPQQIQELEALFKECPHPDEKQRLELSRRLNLETRQVKFWFQNRRTQMKTQLERHENSLLRQENDKLRAENMSIREAMRNPICSNCGGPAIIGDISLEEQHLRIENARLKDDLDRVCALAGKFLGRPISSLAASMGPPLPSSTLELGVGSNGFGGMSNVATSMSMGNDFGGGIGSAMSVVSHGRPSVTGLDRSMERSIFLELALAAMDELVKMAQTDEPLWLRSLEGAREVLNHEEYMRNFTPCIGLKPNGFVSEASRESGMVIINSLTLVETLMDSNRWLEMFPGVIARTSTTDVISSGMGGTRNGALQLMHAELQILSPLVPVREVNFLRFCKQHAEGVWAVVDVSVDAIRDTSGVPTFMNCRRLPSGCVVQDMPNGYSKVTWVEHAEYDESQVHHLYRPLLSSGMGFGAQRWVATLQRQSECQAILMSSSVPSRDHTAITASGRRSMLKLAHRMTDNFCAGVCASTVHKWTKLNAGNVDEDVRVMTRESLDDPGEPPGVVLSAATSVWLPVSPQRLFDFLRDERLRSEWDILSNGGPMQEMAHIAKGQDPGNCVSLLRARANANQGSMLILQETCIDAAGSLVVYAPVDIPAMHVVMNGGDSAYVALLPSGFAIVPDGPGSRGPMFGKGGSHGSGNSGGGVDDGGHRVSGSLLTMTFQILVNSLPTAKLTVESVETVNHLISCTVQKIKAALHCES
- the LOC137733895 gene encoding homeobox-leucine zipper protein ANTHOCYANINLESS 2-like isoform X2 — encoded protein: MSFGGFLDNSAGSGVGARIVADIPYTNNSNNMPSSAIAQPRLVTQSLTKSMFNSPGLSLALTNVDGQGDVTKVAENYEANNGGRRSREEEHESRSGSDNMDGASGDDQDAADNHHPRKKKRYHRHTPQQIQELEALFKECPHPDEKQRLELSRRLNLETRQVKFWFQNRRTQMKTQLERHENSLLRQENDKLRAENMSIREAMRNPICSNCGGPAIIGDISLEEQHLRIENARLKDDLDRVCALAGKFLGRPISSLAASMGPPLPSSTLELGVGSNGFGGMSNVATSMSMGNDFGGGIGSAMSVVSHGRPSVTGLDRSMERSIFLELALAAMDELVKMAQTDEPLWLRSLEGAREVLNHEEYMRNFTPCIGLKPNGFVSEASRESGMVIINSLTLVETLMDSNRWLEMFPGVIARTSTTDVISSGMGGTRNGALQLMHAELQILSPLVPVREVNFLRFCKQHAEGVWAVVDVSVDAIRDTSGVPTFMNCRRLPSGCVVQDMPNGYSKVTWVEHAEYDESQVHHLYRPLLSSGMGFGAQRWVATLQRQSECQAILMSSSVPSRDHTAITASGRRSMLKLAHRMTDNFCAGVCASTVHKWTKLNAGNVDEDVRVMTRESLDDPGEPPGVVLSAATSVWLPVSPQRLFDFLRDERLRSEWDILSNGGPMQEMAHIAKGQDPGNCVSLLRARANANQGSMLILQETCIDAAGSLVVYAPVDIPAMHVVMNGGDSAYVALLPSGFAIVPDGPGSRGPMFGKGGSHGSGNSGGGVDDGGHRVSGSLLTMTFQILVNSLPTAKLTVESVETVNHLISCTVQKIKAALHCES